In the Leptolyngbya sp. SIO1E4 genome, one interval contains:
- the coaD gene encoding pantetheine-phosphate adenylyltransferase, whose protein sequence is MIAIYPGSFDPITFGHLDIITRASRLFETVIVVVSTNPNKTPLFVAEKRIAQIRQSVNHLKNIEIDYFDGLTVTYARMKEAQVLLRGLRVLSDFEKELQMAHTNKTLAGDLETLFLATSTEYGFLSSSLVKEIAKFGGPVDHLVPQHVARDIYRCYNKT, encoded by the coding sequence GTGATTGCAATTTATCCTGGGAGTTTTGACCCCATCACCTTTGGTCATCTCGACATTATCACTCGTGCCAGTCGCTTGTTTGAGACCGTGATCGTCGTCGTTTCGACCAATCCGAATAAAACCCCTTTGTTTGTCGCGGAAAAGCGAATTGCCCAAATCCGCCAATCAGTTAATCATCTTAAGAATATTGAAATAGACTACTTCGACGGCTTGACAGTTACTTACGCCAGAATGAAAGAGGCTCAAGTCTTATTGCGCGGTCTCAGGGTGCTTTCTGACTTCGAGAAAGAATTGCAGATGGCCCATACCAACAAAACCCTAGCGGGTGATTTGGAAACATTGTTTTTAGCAACCTCAACGGAGTATGGCTTTTTAAGCAGTAGTCTAGTGAAAGAGATTGCTAAATTTGGAGGGCCAGTCGATCATCTGGTGCCTCAACACGTCGCCCGGGACATATACCGATGCTACAACAAGACCTGA
- the ruvA gene encoding Holliday junction branch migration protein RuvA — MLSYLKGTLADIHKPGGHRVMLTVEVNQIGYDLQVTSRLLSQLPPLGEPLQLYCHLQIRDDQPIVFGFVSRPEREVFRQLVSVSGIGPQMAMALLDTLGFQELIQAVVAGNTRLISRTPGVGNKTAERLILELKTKLSEWRQQSGLEIAPMAGPAASVQEEVEGALLALGYTNGEIMQALTIVGRNSTLAKTSDTEAWIREAIAWLSQSTY, encoded by the coding sequence ATGCTGAGTTACTTAAAAGGAACCCTGGCAGATATTCACAAGCCGGGGGGGCACCGGGTCATGTTAACCGTAGAGGTTAATCAAATTGGTTATGACCTCCAGGTAACGAGCCGCCTGTTATCCCAATTACCACCGCTTGGCGAACCGCTGCAACTCTATTGTCATCTCCAAATCCGTGACGATCAGCCCATTGTCTTTGGCTTTGTCAGCCGCCCCGAGCGGGAAGTTTTTCGTCAGTTAGTCAGTGTCAGCGGCATTGGGCCTCAAATGGCCATGGCCTTGCTCGATACCCTGGGGTTTCAGGAGCTGATTCAAGCAGTGGTTGCCGGCAATACCCGGCTCATTTCTAGAACGCCAGGGGTGGGCAACAAAACGGCAGAGCGCCTGATCTTAGAACTGAAAACAAAACTCTCAGAGTGGCGACAGCAATCAGGCCTTGAGATTGCTCCCATGGCTGGCCCTGCCGCTAGCGTACAAGAGGAAGTCGAAGGTGCCCTCCTGGCCTTGGGCTACACCAATGGAGAAATCATGCAAGCGTTGACAATTGTTGGGCGCAATAGCACGCTCGCCAAAACCTCTGATACAGAAGCCTGGATTCGTGAAGCGATCGCATGGTTAAGCCAGTCTACTTACTAA
- a CDS encoding glucose-6-phosphate isomerase, with protein sequence MDAIALWQRYQDWLYHHEGLGFYLDISRIRFDDQFVEQMQPKFAKAFKDMEALEQGAIANPDENRMVGHYWLRDPDRAPSPELRKDILDTIQEVKTFTQQVHTGTLYPPGQEKFTDVLCIGIGGSALGPQFVSEALSADHPPLNLHFIDNTDPAGIDRTLNRLADCLPTTLVIVTSKSGGTAETRNGMLEVKHRLAQMGLNFTKQAVAVTGRQSKLEQLAKQEGWLATFPMRDWVGGRTSELSAVGLLPAALGGIDIHAMLDGAKIMDEATRVPDLKNNPAALLSLCWYYVGGGKGEEDMVLLPYKDSLYLFSRYLQQLVMESLGKEKDLDGNVVNQGIAVYGNKGSTDQHAYVQQLREGINNFFVTFIEVLKDRDGKSVVIEAGATSGDFLSGFLLGTRQALYENQRDSITITVPQVTPYIVGALIALYERAVGFYASLVNINAYHQPGVEAGKNAAAGILKLQTQVVQAVQSTQTSLTITELATQIGASDQMETIYKILRHLDANGRSVVLSGDAHRPATLTVSAR encoded by the coding sequence ATGGACGCGATCGCACTTTGGCAACGCTACCAGGACTGGCTCTATCACCATGAAGGGCTCGGTTTTTATCTCGACATCAGTCGAATTCGCTTCGACGATCAGTTTGTTGAGCAGATGCAGCCAAAATTTGCCAAAGCCTTCAAAGACATGGAAGCCCTGGAGCAGGGGGCGATCGCTAACCCAGACGAAAACCGTATGGTGGGTCACTATTGGTTGCGAGATCCTGATCGAGCCCCGTCTCCAGAACTCAGAAAGGACATTCTAGACACCATTCAGGAGGTTAAAACCTTTACGCAGCAGGTTCACACGGGCACGTTGTATCCCCCTGGCCAAGAGAAGTTTACAGATGTACTGTGCATCGGCATTGGGGGGTCTGCTTTGGGGCCACAATTTGTTTCAGAAGCACTGAGCGCTGATCACCCCCCCTTAAACCTGCACTTTATTGACAACACGGATCCCGCTGGCATTGATCGCACATTAAATCGTCTGGCAGATTGCTTACCCACAACTCTCGTGATCGTTACCTCTAAATCAGGCGGCACTGCCGAAACCCGCAATGGCATGTTGGAGGTAAAGCATCGCCTTGCGCAAATGGGCTTGAACTTTACCAAACAAGCCGTCGCTGTAACGGGCAGGCAGAGTAAACTCGAGCAATTGGCTAAGCAGGAGGGCTGGCTGGCGACATTTCCGATGCGTGACTGGGTCGGAGGACGCACCTCTGAACTTTCCGCAGTAGGGCTTTTGCCTGCGGCCCTAGGCGGCATCGACATTCATGCCATGCTCGACGGCGCCAAAATTATGGATGAGGCTACGCGGGTACCTGATCTCAAAAATAATCCTGCGGCGCTGCTTTCTCTCTGCTGGTACTACGTCGGAGGCGGCAAAGGAGAAGAAGACATGGTGCTGTTGCCGTACAAAGACAGCTTGTACCTATTTAGCCGCTATCTACAGCAATTGGTGATGGAATCCTTAGGGAAGGAAAAAGATCTAGACGGTAATGTGGTCAATCAAGGCATCGCTGTCTACGGGAATAAGGGCTCCACTGACCAGCACGCTTATGTGCAACAGCTGCGAGAAGGCATCAATAACTTCTTTGTGACTTTTATCGAGGTGTTAAAAGACCGTGACGGTAAGTCTGTCGTCATTGAAGCGGGTGCGACTTCAGGAGACTTTCTCTCGGGTTTTTTGCTCGGTACCCGACAAGCGCTGTATGAAAATCAGCGAGACTCTATCACTATCACGGTACCGCAGGTGACACCTTACATAGTGGGTGCCCTGATTGCGCTCTATGAGCGGGCTGTCGGATTTTACGCTTCTTTAGTTAACATCAATGCCTATCACCAGCCTGGGGTAGAAGCTGGGAAAAATGCCGCTGCCGGTATCTTAAAGCTACAAACTCAAGTGGTACAAGCGGTGCAATCAACCCAAACGTCACTCACGATTACAGAGCTAGCGACCCAAATTGGGGCTTCTGATCAAATGGAAACCATTTACAAAATTCTGCGCCATTTAGATGCCAATGGCCGTAGTGTGGTGCTCTCAGGGGATGCCCATCGACCAGCTACACTGACAGTTTCTGCTCGTTAG
- a CDS encoding class I SAM-dependent methyltransferase, with protein MANRSLGLDSDVYDYLLAVSLREHPVLEALRQRTATYPMAQMQIAPEQGQFMALLVKLTQVKKALEVGVFTGYSALAVALALPVEGRLVACDISEAHTAIARQFWAQAGVSEKIDLRIGPAAETLEQLIAKGEANTFDFAFIDADKRNYDTYYEQALTLVRPGGLLAIDNVLWSGRVAETAVTDNRTQSIRDFNQKLYRDERIDLSLVPVADGLTLALKR; from the coding sequence ATGGCTAATCGCAGCTTAGGGCTTGATTCTGACGTGTACGACTATTTGCTGGCAGTGTCTTTACGAGAGCATCCAGTTTTAGAGGCCCTGCGCCAGCGCACCGCCACCTACCCGATGGCTCAGATGCAGATTGCGCCAGAACAGGGGCAGTTTATGGCGTTATTGGTAAAGCTGACTCAGGTGAAAAAGGCCCTAGAGGTGGGGGTGTTTACGGGCTATAGCGCGTTAGCTGTCGCGTTAGCGCTGCCTGTAGAGGGGCGCTTAGTTGCCTGTGATATCAGTGAAGCGCATACGGCGATCGCCCGCCAGTTTTGGGCTCAAGCAGGCGTCTCTGAAAAGATTGACCTCCGCATTGGGCCTGCGGCTGAAACCCTTGAACAGCTCATTGCCAAGGGTGAAGCCAACACCTTTGATTTTGCCTTTATCGATGCGGATAAGCGCAACTATGACACGTATTACGAACAGGCCCTAACCCTCGTACGCCCAGGGGGGCTGCTGGCGATCGACAACGTGCTCTGGTCAGGGCGGGTAGCCGAGACAGCCGTGACCGATAACCGCACTCAAAGCATCCGAGATTTCAATCAAAAGTTATACCGAGATGAGCGCATTGACCTGAGCCTGGTACCCGTTGCCGACGGGTTGACTCTGGCCCTAAAGCGCTAG
- a CDS encoding sigma-70 family RNA polymerase sigma factor: MSHSFSTPWISSRTVDKAVHKCIPTQLSNYDLIQRCQSQRRPDKAAFAELVKRYQSYVERLLYHLAPDWSDRADLSQEVWIRVYRNLNKLQELGRFKSWLGRITTNLFYDELRKRKRHQAPLSLDAPRILDDGELDWEVPSDTPNPVDNLMTQEFYGQLKQAIAALPEVFRTTIVLREIQGLSYEEIADITGVSLGTVKSRIARARHRLQEDLTLYLKTDTLA, translated from the coding sequence ATGAGCCATTCCTTTTCTACACCTTGGATATCCTCACGTACAGTTGACAAGGCTGTGCACAAGTGCATCCCTACCCAGTTATCTAACTATGACCTGATTCAGCGGTGTCAGTCTCAGCGACGCCCTGATAAGGCCGCCTTTGCCGAATTGGTCAAGCGTTATCAAAGTTATGTAGAGCGTTTGCTGTATCACCTCGCTCCCGACTGGTCTGACAGAGCCGATCTGTCTCAGGAAGTTTGGATTCGGGTATACCGAAATCTCAATAAACTCCAGGAATTGGGGCGATTCAAAAGTTGGCTTGGCCGCATCACCACGAACTTGTTCTACGATGAGCTGAGAAAGCGGAAGCGTCATCAGGCGCCCCTATCGCTAGATGCGCCCCGGATTTTAGATGACGGGGAGCTTGACTGGGAAGTGCCTTCAGATACCCCCAATCCTGTGGATAATCTCATGACCCAGGAATTTTATGGGCAGCTTAAGCAAGCGATCGCTGCCTTGCCAGAGGTGTTTCGAACCACAATTGTTTTACGGGAAATTCAGGGGTTGAGCTACGAAGAAATTGCCGACATTACTGGGGTTTCTCTAGGGACAGTCAAGTCCAGGATTGCCCGGGCACGTCATCGGCTGCAGGAAGATTTGACACTTTATCTCAAGACTGACACATTGGCTTAA
- a CDS encoding M23 family metallopeptidase — protein sequence MVLLIGGALTVWSITDVFSRAVVRAVEPAESAAVTTHIWSQASFPVENFQAYTSPFGYRQDPYRGGQRFHYGLDMAAPSGSYIRNWWEGQVVEVSDDSACGTSVVVQSGSWLHIYCHMQGYVASDATGRYLIDTEGSLQIREGQHMNTGARIGRVGMTGRTTGPHLHWGLKYQESWVDPALVLRAMYSSQQAAMQPN from the coding sequence ATGGTTTTGCTCATTGGGGGGGCCCTCACCGTCTGGAGCATCACCGACGTCTTCTCACGAGCAGTCGTGCGAGCGGTCGAACCAGCAGAGAGTGCCGCTGTCACAACCCATATTTGGAGTCAAGCGTCTTTTCCCGTCGAAAACTTTCAGGCATATACATCCCCATTTGGATATCGCCAAGATCCTTACCGAGGAGGCCAACGTTTTCATTACGGGCTAGATATGGCAGCTCCCTCCGGAAGCTACATCCGTAATTGGTGGGAGGGCCAAGTGGTAGAAGTCTCTGATGATAGTGCCTGCGGAACCTCTGTGGTGGTGCAATCAGGGAGCTGGTTACATATTTACTGTCATATGCAGGGTTATGTTGCGAGTGATGCCACTGGACGATATCTCATTGATACCGAAGGCAGCCTGCAAATTCGGGAAGGGCAACATATGAACACCGGAGCCCGCATTGGTCGTGTAGGGATGACCGGACGCACAACTGGTCCACACTTGCACTGGGGGCTGAAATATCAAGAGAGTTGGGTAGATCCAGCCCTAGTCTTGCGGGCGATGTACAGCAGTCAGCAGGCAGCGATGCAGCCCAATTAA
- a CDS encoding zf-HC2 domain-containing protein has protein sequence MSTSRQRSGSAERSSVVIPQCLEHDAMSQQRELDVTKRDRFELLSAYLDGEVSPEERRLVMAWLADDPNAQCLYSRLLHLRQGFQGVCQTPWNSEAGERTASAVVNRLNYRFRLSCMAGLTAAAVAFIGVFSGALNYPMGRFGLVQTSTPPSIEDRLEIVLDQPPIMIPKSAVSTAATPMEEALPSVVESEL, from the coding sequence ATGAGTACAAGCCGTCAAAGGTCTGGTTCGGCAGAACGCTCAAGCGTTGTCATTCCCCAATGTTTAGAGCACGATGCGATGAGTCAACAGAGAGAACTTGATGTTACCAAGCGAGACCGTTTCGAGCTTCTAAGTGCTTACTTAGATGGCGAGGTTTCTCCAGAAGAGCGTCGTTTGGTAATGGCTTGGTTAGCCGATGATCCAAATGCTCAATGCCTGTACAGCAGGCTGTTGCATTTGCGGCAGGGTTTCCAGGGTGTTTGCCAGACCCCATGGAATTCGGAAGCGGGTGAGCGAACCGCATCGGCGGTTGTTAATCGCTTAAACTACCGGTTTAGGTTGAGCTGCATGGCAGGACTAACCGCTGCAGCTGTAGCCTTTATTGGTGTTTTCTCAGGTGCCTTGAATTATCCTATGGGTCGCTTTGGGCTAGTTCAAACATCTACCCCGCCGTCTATTGAAGATAGGTTAGAGATTGTTCTTGACCAGCCCCCAATTATGATTCCTAAGTCAGCAGTGTCTACTGCCGCAACCCCCATGGAAGAAGCGCTGCCTTCAGTGGTTGAATCAGAGCTATAA
- the rpsO gene encoding 30S ribosomal protein S15, translated as MALLQERKQEIISEYQVHETDTGSAEVQVAMLTERINKLSLHLQANKKDYSSRRGLLKMIGRRKRLLSYIANKNTEKYRALIARLGIRR; from the coding sequence ATGGCTCTGCTACAAGAACGCAAACAAGAAATTATCTCAGAATACCAAGTTCACGAAACGGACACTGGCTCCGCTGAAGTTCAAGTGGCCATGCTGACAGAGCGGATTAACAAGCTCAGCTTGCACCTCCAGGCCAACAAGAAGGATTACTCGTCTCGTCGTGGTCTGCTCAAGATGATTGGTCGTCGTAAGCGCTTGCTTTCTTACATCGCCAATAAGAACACAGAGAAATATCGTGCCTTGATTGCTCGTTTGGGCATTCGCCGGTAG
- the ilvA gene encoding threonine ammonia-lyase, biosynthetic — protein sequence MPTDYLEKILTARVYDVAQETPLELAPRLSARLKNSVYLKREDMQSVFSFKLRGAYNKMVQLPAKVLAQGVIAASAGNHAQGVALGAMYLGTTAIIVMPVTTPELKVAAVEARGGIAVLHGDTYDDAYAYARQLAAEKNMTFVHPFDDPEVIAGQGTIGMEILRQYQKPIHAIFVAIGGGGLISGIAAYVKRLRPEVRIIGVEPVDADGMNQSLQAGSRVGLTQVGLFADGVAVKEVGEETFRLCQQYVDEIILVNTDDTCAAIKDVFEDTRSILEPAGALAIAGAKAYIERTKIIDQTVVAVACGANMNFDRLRFVAERAEMGERREAIFAVNIPEGAGSLRKFCKCMGKRNLTEFNYRIADKTEAHIFVGLQVKDRDDANQMAVTFEAQGFKTLDLTDDELTKMHLRHMVGGRSPLAQNELLYRFEFPEYPGALMKFLNCMSPNWNISLFHYRNNGADYGRIVIGVQVPPAEMNDWQAFLETVGYRHWDESNNPAYHLFLD from the coding sequence ATGCCCACCGATTATCTTGAGAAAATCCTGACTGCCCGTGTTTATGACGTAGCTCAAGAAACCCCGTTAGAGCTTGCCCCACGCCTGTCGGCACGGTTAAAAAACTCTGTCTATCTCAAACGAGAAGACATGCAGTCAGTGTTTTCTTTTAAGCTGCGGGGCGCTTACAACAAAATGGTACAGCTCCCTGCCAAGGTTTTGGCGCAAGGGGTGATTGCGGCCTCGGCAGGAAATCATGCCCAAGGGGTGGCTTTAGGAGCAATGTACCTGGGCACCACTGCCATTATTGTCATGCCTGTAACCACGCCAGAACTCAAGGTTGCTGCAGTCGAGGCGCGGGGAGGCATCGCAGTTTTGCATGGCGATACCTATGACGATGCCTATGCCTATGCTCGCCAATTGGCTGCTGAAAAGAACATGACATTTGTTCATCCGTTTGATGATCCAGAGGTGATTGCTGGGCAAGGCACCATTGGCATGGAGATTTTGCGTCAGTATCAGAAACCCATTCACGCTATTTTTGTGGCGATTGGCGGTGGCGGTCTCATTTCTGGGATCGCTGCCTATGTTAAGCGGTTACGTCCTGAGGTGCGCATCATCGGTGTCGAACCCGTAGATGCCGATGGGATGAATCAATCGCTTCAGGCAGGCAGTCGTGTAGGCCTGACCCAAGTCGGGTTATTTGCTGATGGGGTTGCAGTCAAAGAAGTGGGTGAGGAGACGTTCCGGCTATGCCAGCAATATGTGGATGAAATTATTCTGGTGAACACTGACGATACCTGCGCTGCCATTAAAGACGTGTTTGAGGACACTCGATCAATCCTGGAACCTGCAGGAGCCTTAGCGATCGCAGGGGCAAAAGCCTATATCGAGCGGACGAAAATCATCGACCAAACCGTGGTGGCAGTTGCTTGCGGAGCCAACATGAACTTTGATCGCCTTCGCTTTGTCGCTGAGCGAGCAGAAATGGGGGAACGTCGAGAAGCCATTTTTGCCGTCAACATTCCTGAAGGTGCTGGTAGCTTGCGCAAGTTTTGTAAATGTATGGGTAAACGTAACCTGACAGAATTTAACTATCGCATTGCAGATAAAACAGAAGCGCATATTTTCGTTGGGTTACAGGTTAAAGATCGTGATGATGCCAACCAAATGGCCGTCACCTTTGAAGCCCAAGGGTTCAAAACACTCGATCTCACAGATGATGAACTTACTAAGATGCACTTACGTCATATGGTGGGTGGGCGATCGCCGCTAGCGCAGAATGAACTGCTCTATCGCTTTGAATTCCCTGAATATCCGGGTGCATTGATGAAGTTCTTGAACTGTATGAGCCCTAACTGGAACATCAGCCTCTTCCACTACCGAAACAACGGAGCCGACTATGGACGCATCGTTATTGGTGTCCAGGTACCTCCGGCGGAAATGAATGACTGGCAAGCGTTCCTAGAAACCGTTGGGTATCGCCACTGGGATGAGAGCAACAATCCTGCTTATCACCTGTTCCTGGATTAA
- a CDS encoding GAF domain-containing protein, which translates to MAQFLDSSAFATQTVSADTYTVLRQALLEQAHQPDDLLITEADFHAQWRGNQPWAELVLVITQATQGLLVKQVLASPSPIEPDLCSVGMMTDPQALITAMAGWLEEEIDAAVQQRLLQGQQQLRDRPATACPNLILSLLPILTTSSSASQSEPPTPSPLPISCQPVQDALDQHLEQSLLLGQVLTKIRHSLDLPSILSTTVTEVRQSLEVDRLLIYEFQRPASDMVSEIVSDLPGLDLPASPTPDPSQDTPQPGRVTYESLSSRHIDSVMNFTEESCFDAYTKHHPNHGTESPVVVNDVQEQYRELPCFLNFLQKAQVRAKVIAPIWVHDRLWGLLIAHHCYTPRQWHPREGVFLQHIAEHLSIAIQQAELSEQLEGKAHCLENCVVDRTHDLRDALAAAQTASLAKSEFLTTMSHELRTPLTCIIGMSATLLRWSFGELSPRQRNYLTTIHESGERLLAMINDILDIAKIESGRTVLEVQSFSLTSLAQKALEPCRQQARDRHIELTFEATLLTDQDTFTGDPRRIQQILDNLLSNALKFTADEGKINLRLRRENQTAIFQVEDTGIGIPESQMSLMFEKFQQLENSRQRQYQGTGLGLALTKQLTELHGGTISVNSRVGVGSVFTVRLPLQRLETQSPDLDAQAEAPLAAAPVIGRVVLVEDQEETAGVICDLLTAADYQVIWVIEGSRVVEQVALLQPTIVVINMQLNGIDGQRIIEALRDSLVTAPVKILALSSPHTGSTAVQGADVTMTLPLDPEILLEKVNALVAMAAV; encoded by the coding sequence ATGGCTCAATTTTTAGACAGTTCAGCTTTTGCCACCCAGACGGTGTCGGCTGACACCTACACTGTTTTGCGGCAGGCGCTCCTGGAACAGGCCCATCAGCCCGATGACCTCTTGATCACCGAGGCTGATTTCCACGCTCAATGGCGGGGGAATCAACCCTGGGCAGAACTCGTCCTAGTGATCACTCAGGCAACTCAAGGGCTGCTAGTTAAGCAGGTGTTGGCGTCTCCTTCTCCCATTGAACCCGACCTGTGTTCTGTGGGGATGATGACAGACCCCCAGGCATTAATCACGGCGATGGCCGGTTGGCTGGAGGAGGAAATAGATGCAGCTGTCCAGCAGCGCTTGTTACAAGGGCAGCAGCAATTGCGCGATCGCCCCGCAACTGCTTGTCCTAACTTGATTCTGAGCCTGCTACCGATCCTGACCACCTCAAGTTCAGCCTCACAGTCAGAGCCTCCAACCCCCTCTCCCCTCCCAATCAGCTGCCAACCGGTACAAGACGCCCTCGATCAGCACTTAGAGCAGAGCCTGCTGCTGGGCCAGGTTCTCACCAAAATTCGTCACAGCCTGGATCTACCCTCAATTTTGTCGACCACCGTGACAGAAGTCAGACAGTCTTTAGAGGTAGATCGGCTCTTGATATACGAGTTTCAAAGACCCGCCTCAGATATGGTCTCAGAGATCGTCTCAGACTTGCCGGGCCTCGATCTGCCTGCCTCCCCTACCCCTGACCCCTCCCAAGACACCCCACAGCCGGGGCGGGTCACTTACGAATCTCTCTCATCCCGCCACATTGACTCTGTAATGAACTTTACAGAGGAAAGCTGTTTCGACGCCTACACGAAACATCACCCAAATCACGGCACTGAAAGCCCGGTGGTGGTTAACGATGTTCAAGAGCAATATCGGGAGTTACCCTGCTTTCTCAATTTTCTCCAAAAGGCTCAGGTGCGGGCCAAAGTCATTGCGCCGATTTGGGTTCATGATCGGTTGTGGGGGTTACTGATTGCCCATCATTGCTACACGCCCCGCCAATGGCACCCGAGAGAAGGCGTCTTTTTACAGCACATTGCTGAGCATCTTTCCATTGCGATCCAGCAAGCAGAGTTGTCCGAACAGCTCGAAGGCAAGGCCCACTGCCTAGAAAATTGTGTGGTAGACCGAACCCACGACCTGCGCGATGCCTTAGCCGCAGCCCAGACTGCCAGCTTAGCCAAAAGTGAGTTTTTGACCACCATGAGCCATGAATTACGCACGCCACTCACGTGCATCATTGGCATGTCGGCAACGCTGCTGCGCTGGTCTTTTGGGGAACTAAGCCCCCGTCAGCGCAACTATTTGACCACAATTCACGAAAGTGGCGAGCGGCTGTTGGCCATGATTAACGACATTTTAGATATTGCCAAAATCGAGTCCGGGCGCACCGTGTTGGAAGTGCAGTCTTTTTCCCTGACGAGTTTGGCTCAAAAGGCGTTAGAGCCTTGTCGCCAACAGGCCCGCGATCGCCACATTGAACTCACCTTTGAAGCAACTCTCCTGACCGATCAAGACACCTTTACGGGAGACCCTCGACGCATTCAACAAATCCTCGATAACCTCTTGAGTAATGCCCTAAAATTCACTGCCGATGAGGGGAAAATCAACCTACGGCTGCGGCGAGAAAATCAAACCGCTATTTTTCAAGTAGAAGACACCGGGATTGGCATTCCTGAATCCCAGATGTCACTCATGTTTGAAAAATTTCAGCAGCTAGAAAATAGTCGGCAACGGCAATACCAAGGCACAGGGTTAGGATTGGCCTTAACCAAGCAATTAACTGAATTGCATGGAGGCACTATCTCAGTGAATTCTCGAGTTGGGGTCGGATCGGTCTTTACCGTGCGTCTTCCTTTACAGCGACTAGAGACGCAGTCACCCGATCTAGACGCTCAAGCCGAGGCCCCCCTCGCTGCAGCTCCTGTGATTGGCCGTGTTGTTTTGGTAGAAGATCAAGAAGAAACCGCTGGGGTGATCTGTGATCTGCTGACTGCCGCAGACTACCAAGTAATTTGGGTGATTGAAGGGTCGCGGGTGGTGGAGCAAGTGGCGCTGCTGCAACCCACGATTGTTGTCATCAACATGCAGCTTAACGGTATTGATGGCCAGCGGATTATTGAGGCACTCAGGGACTCTTTGGTCACTGCTCCGGTCAAAATTTTAGCCCTCAGTTCTCCTCATACAGGCTCTACTGCTGTTCAAGGTGCAGATGTCACAATGACCCTGCCGTTAGACCCTGAAATTCTTTTAGAAAAGGTAAATGCGTTAGTCGCAATGGCCGCAGTTTAA
- a CDS encoding PAM68 family protein — MSDDSERDRLPFEPASKRKKPQKEQASSPAESASKSDKPASSSSKRSKQASEDMKIPEVVSRRMLRRMMIFSAIPVSLGIFVFFASYFIITQGIAELPNVAVLLTTIGCFGLSVVGLSYGALSASWEENAVGGIVGYDQFQLNFGRMVSSWQQAREERQNNS, encoded by the coding sequence ATGTCTGATGATTCAGAAAGAGACCGCTTACCGTTTGAGCCTGCAAGCAAACGTAAAAAGCCTCAGAAAGAACAGGCTTCTTCACCGGCTGAAAGCGCTTCAAAATCAGATAAGCCAGCTTCATCATCAAGCAAGCGTTCAAAGCAGGCCTCTGAAGACATGAAGATTCCTGAGGTTGTGAGCCGCAGAATGCTGCGCCGCATGATGATTTTTTCGGCTATTCCTGTCAGCTTAGGTATTTTTGTCTTCTTCGCAAGCTATTTCATCATTACTCAAGGCATTGCAGAGTTGCCTAACGTGGCTGTGCTGCTGACAACCATAGGCTGTTTTGGACTTAGCGTGGTGGGTTTAAGCTACGGTGCACTATCAGCCTCTTGGGAAGAAAATGCTGTGGGTGGCATTGTCGGGTACGACCAGTTCCAGCTCAACTTTGGTCGTATGGTTAGCTCTTGGCAACAGGCCCGAGAAGAGCGTCAAAATAACTCTTAA